A stretch of the Vigna radiata var. radiata cultivar VC1973A chromosome 7, Vradiata_ver6, whole genome shotgun sequence genome encodes the following:
- the LOC106769042 gene encoding uncharacterized protein LOC106769042, translating to MPSSDHHRLRHAVVLWMVIALLGCEVGEALKVPFRVNDVLPVLPRQISWPVLNNLHSAVDLLPYFVGSLTPSNASIKWKGACFYDNTAKIELSPASQGAVLFVKTEAAHSWTCMDLYVFATPYRITWDYYFSSREHTLKFDSWEEPAELEYVKQHGVSVFLMPSGMLGTLLSLIDVLPLFSNTGWGQNANLEFLKKHMGATFEKRSQPWRAYIDPADVHSGDFLAVSKIRGRWGGFETLEKWVTGSFAGHTAVCLKDESGNLWVGESGHENEKGEEIIVVIPWEEWWELALKDNSNPQIVLLPLHPEIRAKFNNTAAWEYARSMSGKPYGYHNMIFSWIDTVADNYPPPLDAHLVISVMSMWTRLQPAYSANMWNEALNKRLGTEGLDLHDIILETEKRGIPFDELLTIPEQDEWEYSDGKSTTCVAFILSMYKEAGVFGPISSSIQVTEFTIRDAYMLRIFEDNQTRLPRWCNNENDQLPFCQILGEYRMELPGYNTLDPYANMNEYCPSLPPIYDRPSRC from the exons ATGCCTTCCTCTGATCATCACCGCCTGCGACACGCGGTGGTGCTATGGATGGTAATAGCGTTGTTGGGCTGCGAAGTGGGAGAGGCTTTGAAGGTGCCGTTTAGAGTCAACGATGTGCTTCCCGTGTTGCCACGCCAGATTTCGTGGCCAGTTCTGAACAATCTCCACAGTGCCGTTGACTTGCTTCCTTATTTCGTTGGCTCCCTCACTCCCTCCAATGCCTCCATCAAGTGGAAAGGTGCTTGCTTTTATGACAACACTGCCAAGATTGAACTCAGCCCCGCTTCTCAGGGTGCTGTTCTCTTCGTCAAG ACAGAGGCTGCACATAGCTGGACCTGCATGGATCTGTATGTTTTTGCAACCCCTTACAGGATTACGTGGGACTACTACTTCTCTTCACGGGAACATACGTTGAAGTTTGATTCCTGGGAAGAGCCTGCAGAATTGGAATAT GTTAAGCAGCATGGGGTTTCTGTGTTTCTCATGCCATCTGGGATGCTGGGAACACTGCTTTCTCTGATTGACGTTTTGCCTTTGTTCTCGAACACTGGTTGGGGTCAGAATGCCAACCTGGAGTTCCTGAAGAAGCACATGGGAGCTACGTTTGAGAAACGCAGCCAGCCTTGGCGTGCATATATAGACCCTGCTGATGTTCATTCTGGAGACTTCTTAGCGGTGTCAAAGATCCGGGGTAGGTGGGGAGGTTTTGAGACGCTAGAAAAATGGGTGACTGGTTCATTTGCTGGTCATACTGCAGTTTGCTTGAAGGATGAATCGGGGAATTTATGGGTTGGTGAATCAGGGCATGAGAATGAAAAG GGTGAAGAAATAATAGTGGTAATTCCTTGGGAAGAATGGTGGGAATTGGCTCTAAAAGATAATTCCAATCCACAGATAGTCTTGCTTCCCCTACATCCGGAAATACGTGCAAAATTTAACAACACTGCTGCATGGGAGTATGCCCGGAGCATGTCTGGCAAGCCTTATGGTTATCACAATATGATATTCAGTTGGATTGACACTGTAGCAGACAACTATCCTCCTCCTCTCGATGCTCACTTG GTAATTTCTGTCATGTCTATGTGGACTAGATTGCAGCCAGCATATTCTGCTAATATGTGGAATGAAGCATTGAATAAGCGGTTAGGGACTGAG GGTTTGGATTTGCATGATATTATACTTGAGACTGAGAAGCGTGGGATACCTTTCGATGAACTACTAACTATTCCTGAACAAGATGAATGGGAATACAGTGATGGGAAGTCAACAACTTGTGTTGCATTTATCCTATCAATGTATAAAGAAGCTGGAGTTTTTGGTCCCATTTCTAGTTCCATTCAAGTAACTGAGTTCACA ATTCGTGATGCATACATGCTCAGAATTTTCGAGGACAACCAAACACGCCTACCAAGATGGTGCAACAATGAGAATGACCAGCTTCCATTCTGCCAGATTCTTGGTGAATATAGGATGGAACTGCCTGGCTACAACACCTTGGATCCATATGCCAACATGAATGAGTACTGTCCTTCTCTTCCTCCAATTTATGATAGGCCCTCTCGATGTTAG